The Bradyrhizobium sp. CCBAU 53340 nucleotide sequence GAACTTGGGATCTGGTGCGATGTGGTACAGACGCGCGCGCTAGCTCAGCGGTATCTACAGCAGGTTCGCAACTGGGCAAGGAACGCTTATCATCGCGAGCAGGCGCGCGGGCACTCCGAAGGCCTGAAGACAGGCTCGGACGAAATGGCGCGGCTGGTTGCTCGAGCTGCTTCTGAGCTGGCGCGGCGAAAAGCCGTGCTGGAACAGGAGCTGCCACAACTTGTCATTGAGGTCCTGAACGACTTGGTGGGCTCGTTCGATCCGGGCGAGATGTTAGTGAGGTCGGTTCGTCACGCTATCGAGCAAAGATATGGCGGTGCGGAATTGCGCCTTCATGTGTCTCCTGTGAACGTCGATGCCATGACATGCGAGTTCGCGTCATTCCATGGAACGCATGGGCGTCCGAAGGTCAGAATTGATCCGGACCCGGCTCTAACGCCGGACCAATGCGTTTTGTGGAGTGAGTTTGGTAATGTCGATCTAGGACTTGCCGCGCAGCTCCGCACACTGCGCCTCGCCCTTGCTCCGCCTGTTCAGGAGGACGAACAATGACTTCCCAAAGGCCAAGCTATGGCAATGCGGCTGCTGAAGGCGCGGTGCACGCAGCAT carries:
- the sctL gene encoding type III secretion system stator protein SctL; this translates as MTAGEPALPERPQIRPVGPVIPASELGIWCDVVQTRALAQRYLQQVRNWARNAYHREQARGHSEGLKTGSDEMARLVARAASELARRKAVLEQELPQLVIEVLNDLVGSFDPGEMLVRSVRHAIEQRYGGAELRLHVSPVNVDAMTCEFASFHGTHGRPKVRIDPDPALTPDQCVLWSEFGNVDLGLAAQLRTLRLALAPPVQEDEQ